A single Desulfobaculum xiamenense DNA region contains:
- a CDS encoding nitrogenase component 1: protein MKEYHRLLPLATGYFGVSSALYDFEGLVVIYGPAGGAWHINIEDEPRWYRGPATVVGAGLLEMDVILGNDDKFIDNIVKTAKGLNRRFVALSGTPISEIIGTDLKGFARTIQARTGMPVFMVPTAGSEPYPEGASKAFLALADTFMDPAAPRRERGVNVLGAIHLSTGRENHLEPLLQAIENDGHELVGVFSAPRHDRTDPLEGVRQAPGAAINAVVSTSGLDLAERMFTEYGIPYVTGMPVGLSARDAFLAMLRGSQTVPASTPQRATSCKRALVIGEPVLGYGLQHCLRNDFGVPRVDVISVTPSDPIFRESPGRVGLLAERGPHDRDTDDERTIAALMNEADVDLVVADPCYQALLEGSATFIPLPHIAMSARIHWDMPYEYAVDAGYEYLAAVLPA from the coding sequence ATGAAGGAATATCATCGCCTTCTGCCCCTCGCCACCGGCTACTTCGGAGTCAGCTCCGCCCTCTACGATTTCGAGGGCCTCGTGGTGATCTACGGTCCGGCCGGGGGAGCATGGCACATCAACATCGAGGACGAGCCGCGCTGGTATCGCGGCCCGGCCACGGTCGTGGGCGCGGGCCTGCTGGAGATGGACGTCATCCTCGGCAACGACGACAAGTTCATCGACAACATCGTGAAGACGGCCAAGGGCCTGAATCGCCGCTTCGTTGCCCTTTCTGGAACGCCCATCTCGGAGATCATCGGCACGGACCTCAAGGGCTTCGCGCGGACCATCCAGGCCCGCACCGGCATGCCGGTCTTCATGGTCCCCACCGCCGGTTCCGAGCCCTATCCCGAGGGAGCGTCCAAGGCCTTCCTCGCGCTGGCCGACACGTTCATGGATCCGGCCGCCCCCCGGCGGGAACGGGGCGTCAACGTCCTCGGAGCCATCCACCTCTCCACGGGTCGCGAAAACCATCTGGAGCCGCTGCTTCAGGCCATCGAGAATGACGGGCACGAACTGGTGGGCGTATTCTCCGCGCCCCGCCACGACCGGACGGACCCCCTCGAAGGCGTGCGGCAGGCTCCGGGCGCGGCCATCAACGCCGTGGTCTCCACAAGCGGTCTGGACCTCGCCGAGCGCATGTTCACCGAGTACGGCATCCCGTACGTGACGGGCATGCCCGTGGGCCTTTCGGCGCGCGACGCCTTTCTGGCCATGCTGCGCGGCTCGCAGACCGTCCCCGCGTCCACTCCCCAACGCGCGACGTCATGCAAACGCGCGCTGGTCATCGGCGAACCTGTGCTCGGCTACGGTCTGCAACACTGCCTGCGAAACGACTTCGGCGTTCCCCGCGTGGACGTGATCTCCGTCACGCCGAGCGATCCGATCTTCCGGGAGTCTCCGGGCCGCGTGGGCCTGCTGGCAGAGCGCGGTCCCCATGACCGGGACACGGACGACGAACGGACCATCGCGGCGCTCATGAACGAGGCGGACGTCGATCTCGTGGTGGCCGACCCCTGCTATCAGGCACTGCTGGAAGGCTCCGCGACCTTCATCCCGCTGCCGCACATCGCCATGAGTGCGCGCATCCACTGGGACATGCCGTACGAATACGCCGTGGACGCCGGATACGAGTATCTCGCCGCCGTTCTCCCCGCGTAG
- the hydE gene encoding [FeFe] hydrogenase H-cluster radical SAM maturase HydE, whose protein sequence is MKRETILDALRDEANQQALFAEADQVRRAQVGDAVQLRGVVHFSNYCKRNDLYCGLALNNTQCKRFRMDEDQIVDTALAVAEAGLNTVVLQSGEDPHYTCAMLCSIIERILDKADVAITLSLGERSREDLAALRSAGAERYLMKHETMNPQIYSRMRSGLKLDDRLRTIETLRETGFQTGVGNIVGLPGQTLEDLCDDILFFQSFQPDMINIGPFIPHAQTPLRDEATADEELMLRVFALTRIVTGNTHMAAANTVATLDPDNGQYRALTLGGANVIMPNCNPFRKSKADKVEYEFQITTRKRYVSVDEARGVVHRAGRTVADGKGHSLKMQGERL, encoded by the coding sequence ATGAAGCGAGAAACCATTCTAGACGCCCTGCGCGACGAGGCCAATCAGCAGGCGCTCTTCGCCGAGGCCGATCAGGTGCGCCGGGCGCAGGTGGGGGACGCGGTGCAGCTGCGCGGCGTCGTCCACTTCTCGAACTACTGCAAGCGTAACGACCTCTACTGCGGGCTGGCCCTGAACAACACCCAGTGCAAGCGCTTCCGGATGGACGAAGACCAGATCGTGGACACCGCGCTGGCCGTGGCCGAGGCCGGGCTAAACACCGTGGTGCTCCAGTCGGGCGAGGATCCGCACTACACCTGCGCCATGCTCTGCTCCATCATCGAGCGCATTCTGGACAAGGCGGACGTGGCGATCACCCTGAGCCTCGGCGAGCGCTCGCGCGAGGACCTCGCCGCCCTCCGATCCGCCGGGGCAGAGCGCTACCTCATGAAGCACGAGACCATGAATCCGCAGATCTATTCGCGCATGCGCTCCGGGCTCAAGCTCGACGACCGGCTGCGCACCATCGAGACACTGCGGGAAACGGGCTTCCAGACCGGCGTGGGCAACATCGTGGGCCTGCCGGGACAGACGCTCGAAGACCTCTGTGACGACATTCTCTTCTTCCAGAGCTTCCAGCCGGACATGATCAACATCGGCCCCTTCATCCCCCACGCGCAGACGCCGCTTCGGGACGAGGCCACCGCCGACGAGGAACTCATGCTCCGGGTCTTCGCCCTCACCCGCATCGTGACCGGCAACACGCACATGGCCGCGGCCAACACCGTGGCCACGCTGGACCCGGACAACGGACAGTACCGCGCCCTGACCCTCGGCGGCGCCAACGTCATCATGCCCAACTGCAATCCCTTCCGGAAAAGCAAGGCCGACAAGGTCGAGTACGAATTCCAGATCACCACCCGCAAGCGCTACGTCTCCGTGGACGAGGCGCGCGGCGTGGTGCACCGGGCCGGACGGACCGTGGCCGACGGAAAGGGACACTCACTCAAAATGCAAGGAGAACGGCTTTGA
- a CDS encoding nitrogenase component 1: MDLDHAGIRLEHLRKKPDFPFAPLEGVGPNLAGWGVIETCLLLPESVAVMAGPSACLRHSAFMAHARGFTDRFHMLCLSELDMTLGNHLDKVERGVADIIARRDEKVVFLIVGCPDYILGTDFSGVIRRLEEKTGRRIILGAMAPITIGLKESPFTSAYTSFFEFLKHEPRRLDDGVVNLLGTFMPLSESGELYQVLTEAGMETVVQIPLCRDLAEFSRMAHARASVVLHPLANGLCGKMEQEMGIPSCFAPTSYGFSTIREQYGLISEAIGRALPIDDREQEARRAAEPLLADLRGKKTAVGCSINGSPFELALFLVQNGLSVDTIFARGTIKPYEWELVERLRAVKPDIMVYNASHPALCGRTESFDDVELAYGVDAGIYCVNAANVPLSRYQEQKYGYEATLWMLEQTHEALEHPVSNYEWIYGRNFLI; this comes from the coding sequence ATGGATTTGGATCACGCGGGGATCAGGCTGGAGCACCTGCGAAAGAAACCCGACTTTCCCTTCGCGCCCCTTGAGGGCGTGGGGCCGAATCTTGCCGGATGGGGCGTCATCGAAACCTGCCTGCTGCTGCCCGAGTCCGTGGCCGTCATGGCCGGACCGTCGGCCTGCCTGCGCCACTCGGCCTTCATGGCCCACGCCCGTGGCTTCACCGACCGCTTCCACATGCTCTGCCTGTCCGAACTGGACATGACCCTCGGCAACCATCTGGACAAGGTGGAACGAGGCGTCGCCGATATCATCGCCCGGCGCGACGAGAAAGTGGTCTTCCTCATCGTGGGCTGCCCGGACTACATTCTGGGCACCGACTTCTCCGGCGTCATCAGGCGGCTGGAGGAAAAGACCGGTAGGAGGATCATCCTCGGGGCCATGGCCCCCATCACCATCGGTCTCAAGGAATCGCCCTTCACTTCGGCCTACACCTCGTTCTTCGAATTCCTGAAGCACGAGCCGCGCCGCCTCGACGACGGCGTCGTGAACCTGCTTGGCACCTTCATGCCGCTTTCCGAATCCGGGGAGCTGTATCAGGTGCTGACCGAGGCCGGGATGGAGACGGTGGTGCAGATTCCCCTGTGCCGTGATCTCGCGGAATTCTCCCGCATGGCCCACGCGCGGGCTTCGGTGGTCCTGCATCCCCTCGCCAACGGCCTGTGCGGAAAGATGGAGCAGGAAATGGGCATCCCCAGTTGCTTCGCGCCCACCTCCTACGGCTTCTCAACCATCAGGGAACAGTACGGTCTGATCTCCGAGGCCATCGGACGAGCGCTGCCCATCGATGACCGGGAGCAGGAAGCCCGCCGGGCCGCCGAGCCGCTGCTCGCCGATCTGCGCGGCAAAAAGACCGCCGTGGGATGCAGCATCAACGGCAGCCCCTTCGAACTGGCGCTATTTCTGGTCCAGAACGGGCTGAGCGTGGACACGATCTTCGCCCGCGGCACCATCAAGCCCTACGAGTGGGAGCTCGTGGAGCGACTGCGCGCGGTCAAGCCGGACATCATGGTCTACAACGCCTCGCATCCCGCCCTGTGCGGCAGGACCGAATCCTTCGACGACGTGGAACTCGCCTACGGCGTGGACGCTGGCATCTACTGCGTCAACGCGGCGAACGTTCCCCTCTCGCGCTATCAGGAGCAGAAGTACGGCTACGAGGCCACGCTCTGGATGCTCGAACAGACCCACGAGGCGCTGGAGCATCCGGTGAGCAACTACGAGTGGATCTACGGCCGCAACTTCCTCATCTGA
- a CDS encoding nitrogen fixation protein NifH: protein MIKVAIYGKGGIGKSTVTSGISAALGLDGYRVMQLGCDPKTDSTINLLGGTPPPPILQYMQENGRPDRLDAVVRQGFGNVACMEVGGPTPGVGCFGRGMLTAFELLDEMGAYETYKPDVVLYDILADIVCGGIAVPMREGFADKVCIVTSGEKMALLAAKNIIMALRNFADRNYAQLGGLILNCRDMADEVERVTDFAEEMGTSVIGIIPRDRAIHTFEEEGKTIVEGDRTLPTSQRFFDLAKTIVGFGAERKAV from the coding sequence TTGATCAAGGTTGCGATCTACGGCAAGGGCGGCATCGGAAAGTCCACGGTGACGTCGGGCATCTCGGCCGCGCTGGGACTTGATGGATATAGGGTCATGCAGCTCGGCTGCGATCCCAAGACCGATTCCACCATCAATCTTCTGGGTGGCACGCCCCCGCCGCCCATCCTGCAGTACATGCAGGAGAACGGCCGCCCGGACCGGCTGGACGCCGTGGTCCGACAGGGCTTCGGCAACGTGGCCTGCATGGAGGTGGGCGGCCCCACCCCCGGCGTGGGTTGCTTCGGCCGCGGCATGCTCACCGCCTTCGAACTTCTGGATGAAATGGGCGCCTACGAGACCTACAAGCCGGACGTCGTGCTCTATGACATCCTCGCCGACATCGTCTGCGGCGGCATCGCCGTGCCCATGCGCGAGGGCTTCGCGGACAAGGTGTGCATCGTCACCTCTGGCGAGAAGATGGCCCTGCTGGCCGCGAAGAACATCATCATGGCCCTGCGCAACTTCGCGGACCGCAACTACGCCCAGCTCGGCGGCCTGATCCTCAACTGCCGCGACATGGCCGACGAAGTGGAACGCGTCACGGACTTCGCCGAGGAGATGGGAACGTCCGTCATCGGCATCATCCCCCGCGACAGGGCCATCCACACCTTCGAAGAGGAAGGAAAGACCATCGTTGAGGGCGACCGCACGCTGCCCACCTCGCAACGCTTCTTCGACCTCGCCAAAACCATCGTCGGCTTCGGTGCTGAACGAAAAGCCGTCTGA